In Chlamydiales bacterium STE3, one genomic interval encodes:
- a CDS encoding Uncharacterized protein (Product derived from UniProtKB/Trembl:F8KXT6) — MGQLELFLGFQIEKDFADKLQKVNLDVRSLFIKNQPGYLQEVEFQQQRYIGKMIDVNTDLDALFLLKNNILSILKKLVPEFPYKEDSLVLFPLAINDP; from the coding sequence ATGGGCCAATTAGAACTTTTTTTAGGATTTCAAATTGAGAAAGATTTTGCTGATAAACTGCAAAAAGTTAACCTAGACGTTCGCTCTTTATTTATTAAAAATCAGCCAGGCTATCTTCAAGAAGTGGAATTTCAACAGCAGCGTTATATTGGCAAGATGATCGATGTAAATACTGACCTTGATGCATTATTCCTTTTAAAAAACAATATCCTTAGCATTTTAAAAAAACTCGTGCCGGAATTTCCCTATAAGGAAGACTCTTTGGTGCTCTTCCCCCTAGCAATAAATGATCCCTAG
- a CDS encoding DNA topoisomerase 4 subunit A (Product derived from UniProtKB/Swiss-Prot:O51066;Gene name derived from UniProtKB/Swiss-Prot:O51066;EC number derived from UniProtKB/Swiss-Prot:O51066), translating into MDDVKQLMQRHYLKYASYVILDRAIPNVVDGLKPVQRRILYTLWMMHNEKLHKVANVVGQTMAYHPHGDAPIYEALVNLANKNYLLDRQGNFGNIFTGDPSAAARYIEARLTLLALETLFNPDLTDMLPSYDGRHKEPAVLPAKIPLILMLGASGIAVGMSTYILPHNFSELLEAEIAILEGRDYTLLPDFPTAGIMDASLYEDGKGKVKLRAYIEVKDPKTLVIREICYGTTTESLIRSIDEAAKKGKIKIEAIDDYTAENVEIEIKLPRGQYAHEILDALYAYTECQVTLNSQIVVIKDNLPWEPTVNEILQFHVTSLQDYLRRELEIERERLLEKIFKKTLEQIFIENRLYKKIENIKSYDEIHETVGNSLVPFHKQLSRIPTHDDREHLLSIPIRRISRFDLDKNKDEIATLENDLGRIEKHLKNIKKFTINYLKKLVDKYQGQFARKTRIESIEQIDIRAIATKTLRVGFDPESGFVGTKVNGTFSFECTNFDKLLLMFKDGSYTVMNIPEKQYVQRGQKVVYVGIADKKTIFSAIYKTSTQLVYAKRFIVEKFILDKFYRFLEEGVDLEFLSSAARPRVELKFIPKIKQKSASMVYDLTEVLVKGVSAKGVRLSPREVKKILLLKE; encoded by the coding sequence ATGGATGATGTCAAGCAACTCATGCAGCGCCATTATCTAAAATACGCTTCGTACGTCATTCTAGATCGCGCAATCCCCAATGTTGTCGATGGCTTAAAGCCTGTTCAGCGTCGTATTCTCTATACGCTCTGGATGATGCATAATGAGAAGTTGCATAAGGTAGCGAACGTTGTCGGACAGACGATGGCTTACCATCCTCATGGAGATGCTCCCATCTATGAAGCATTAGTTAATTTGGCTAATAAAAACTATCTTCTTGATCGCCAAGGGAACTTCGGCAATATTTTTACCGGTGACCCTTCAGCTGCGGCACGGTATATTGAAGCAAGATTGACTCTGCTAGCCCTTGAAACCCTCTTCAATCCTGATTTGACGGACATGCTGCCTTCCTATGATGGACGACACAAAGAACCTGCTGTTTTGCCTGCAAAGATTCCTCTAATTTTAATGCTCGGTGCTAGTGGCATTGCTGTAGGTATGTCGACCTACATCTTACCTCATAATTTTTCTGAGTTGCTAGAGGCGGAAATTGCCATTTTGGAAGGCCGTGATTACACTTTGCTTCCAGATTTCCCCACGGCGGGGATTATGGATGCTTCTCTTTATGAAGATGGCAAAGGGAAAGTAAAACTTCGTGCGTACATCGAGGTGAAAGATCCTAAAACATTGGTAATTCGCGAGATTTGCTATGGAACTACGACAGAATCTCTCATTCGATCGATTGATGAAGCCGCTAAAAAAGGCAAAATCAAAATCGAGGCGATTGATGATTACACGGCAGAAAATGTCGAAATTGAAATAAAGTTGCCAAGGGGCCAGTACGCTCATGAAATCCTTGATGCTCTCTATGCATATACGGAATGTCAAGTGACTCTAAATTCTCAGATTGTGGTCATTAAAGATAATTTACCCTGGGAGCCAACTGTCAATGAGATCCTTCAGTTTCATGTTACAAGCTTACAAGATTATCTTAGAAGAGAATTAGAAATAGAGCGAGAACGTCTTTTAGAGAAAATTTTCAAGAAAACTTTAGAGCAGATTTTTATTGAAAACAGGCTCTATAAGAAAATAGAAAACATTAAAAGCTATGATGAGATCCATGAAACAGTAGGAAATAGCTTAGTGCCTTTTCATAAACAGCTAAGTCGGATACCTACCCACGATGACCGTGAACATCTCTTAAGTATCCCTATTCGAAGAATTTCTCGCTTTGATTTAGATAAAAACAAAGATGAAATTGCGACGTTAGAAAATGATCTCGGAAGAATAGAAAAGCATCTTAAAAATATCAAAAAGTTTACAATTAATTATTTAAAAAAGCTTGTCGATAAATACCAAGGGCAGTTTGCTAGAAAAACCCGCATTGAGTCAATTGAGCAAATTGATATACGTGCTATTGCGACAAAAACTCTTAGAGTGGGTTTTGATCCAGAAAGTGGTTTTGTGGGGACGAAAGTGAATGGAACTTTCTCCTTTGAATGCACAAATTTTGATAAACTTTTGCTCATGTTTAAAGATGGCTCTTATACCGTAATGAATATTCCCGAAAAGCAATATGTTCAGAGGGGACAAAAAGTTGTTTATGTCGGTATTGCGGATAAAAAGACAATTTTTTCGGCTATTTATAAAACTTCAACACAACTTGTTTATGCTAAGAGGTTTATTGTTGAAAAATTTATTTTAGATAAGTTTTACCGCTTTTTAGAGGAAGGGGTGGATCTGGAGTTTTTAAGCAGTGCTGCCCGGCCTAGGGTAGAATTGAAATTCATTCCAAAAATTAAACAGAAATCGGCTTCAATGGTTTATGATTTAACCGAAGTTCTTGTAAAAGGCGTTTCTGCCAAAGGTGTGAGATTGTCTCCTAGAGAGGTAAAGAAAATTTTACTTTTGAAAGAGTAG